One genomic window of Solanum dulcamara chromosome 12, daSolDulc1.2, whole genome shotgun sequence includes the following:
- the LOC129877167 gene encoding myb-related protein 2-like isoform X2, with the protein MYHHHHQAANMHSSTRMSFPERHLFLQGGNANGDSGLVLSTDAKPRLKWTPDLHERFIEAVNQLGGADKATPKSVLKLMGIPGLTLYHLKSHLQKYRLSKNHHGQANTSGANKAASMEKICESAGSPTSNPSIGPQPNNNIPISEAIQMQIDVQRRLHEQLEVQRHLQLRIEAQGKYLQAVLEKAQETLGTQNLGTIGLEAAKVQLSDLVSKVSNQFLNSAFSEIQELSGFHTPQTQATQRLADCSMDSCLTSSEGPLRDLQEMHNNQIGLRTLNFGPCTEDIENQTRLHQTALRWRDDLKENRLFPKMDEVTEKEFAKETNWSNLSMNVGIQGGKRNVNSSYVDGRLNGIDADIKLFHQAATDRSDSTKAEKQASPQEYKLPYFSPKLDLNTDDQTDAASSCKHLDLNGFSWN; encoded by the exons ATGTACCATCATCATCACCAAGCTGCTAACATGCACTCTTCAACAAGAATGTCTTTCCCTGAAAGGCATCTGTTCCTACAAGGTGGAAATGCCAATGGAGACTCGGGGCTTGTTCTTTCAACCGATGCTAAGCCAAGATTGAAATGGACGCCAGACCTCCATGAGAGGTTTATAGAAGCAGTTAACCAACTTGGTGGGGCAGATA AAGCCACACCAAAATCAGTTCTGAAACTTATGGGGATCCCGGGACTAACCTTGTACCACTTAAAGAGCCATCTTCAG AAATACAGACTAAGTAAGAACCACCATGGACAAGCAAATACTAGCGGGGCCAATAAAGCTG CAAGTATGGAGAAAATATGTGAGAGCGCTGGAAGCCCTACGAGCAATCCAAGCATTGGACCCCAACCAAAcaa CAATATACCAATAAGTGAAGCAATACAAATGCAAATTGATGTGCAAAGAAGGCTCCATGAGCAGCTTGAG GTGCAACGACATTTACAGCTAAGGATAGAGGCTCAAGGGAAATATTTGCAGGCTGTGCTCGAGAAAGCACAAGAAACCCTTGGAACACAAAACTTGGGAACGATTGGATTAGAGGCAGCCAAGGTTCAACTATCTGATTTGGTATCCAAAGTATCCAACCAATTCCTGAATTCTGCATTTTCAGAGATACAAGAACTCTCAGGATTTCACACTCCACAAACACAAGCAACCCAGCGGTTAGCAGATTGTTCAATGGATAGCTGCTTAACCTCATCTGAAGGCCCCTTGAGGGACCTGCAGGAAATGCATAATAACCAAATAGGTCTGAGGACTTTAAACTTTGGACCATGTACAGAAGACATTGAAAATCAGACCAGATTACATCAGACTGCACTAAGATGGCGTGACGACCTCAAAGAGAACAGATTGTTTCCCAAAATGGATGAGGTTACAGAAAAAGAATTTGCCAAAGAGACAAACTGGAGCAACTTATCAATGAATGTTGGTATCCAAGGAGGAAAACGGAATGTTAACAGTAGCTACGTTGATGGAAGACTTAATGGAATAGATGCAGACATCAAACTTTTTCACCAAGCTGCAACTGACAGAAGTGATTCAACGAAAGCAGAGAAGCAGGCGTCACCACAAGAGTATAAGCTTCCTTACTTTTCTCCTAAGCTGGACCTAAACACGGATGATCAAACTGATGCTGCTTCGAGTTGCAAGCACCTTGACTTAAATGGTTTCAGTTGGAATTGA
- the LOC129877167 gene encoding myb-related protein 2-like isoform X3 yields MYHHHHQAANMHSSTRMSFPERHLFLQGGNANGDSGLVLSTDAKPRLKWTPDLHERFIEAVNQLGGADKATPKSVLKLMGIPGLTLYHLKSHLQKYRLSKNHHGQANTSGANKAAASMEKICESAGSPTSNPSIGPQPNNNIPISEAIQMQIDVQRRLHEQLELRIEAQGKYLQAVLEKAQETLGTQNLGTIGLEAAKVQLSDLVSKVSNQFLNSAFSEIQELSGFHTPQTQATQRLADCSMDSCLTSSEGPLRDLQEMHNNQIGLRTLNFGPCTEDIENQTRLHQTALRWRDDLKENRLFPKMDEVTEKEFAKETNWSNLSMNVGIQGGKRNVNSSYVDGRLNGIDADIKLFHQAATDRSDSTKAEKQASPQEYKLPYFSPKLDLNTDDQTDAASSCKHLDLNGFSWN; encoded by the exons ATGTACCATCATCATCACCAAGCTGCTAACATGCACTCTTCAACAAGAATGTCTTTCCCTGAAAGGCATCTGTTCCTACAAGGTGGAAATGCCAATGGAGACTCGGGGCTTGTTCTTTCAACCGATGCTAAGCCAAGATTGAAATGGACGCCAGACCTCCATGAGAGGTTTATAGAAGCAGTTAACCAACTTGGTGGGGCAGATA AAGCCACACCAAAATCAGTTCTGAAACTTATGGGGATCCCGGGACTAACCTTGTACCACTTAAAGAGCCATCTTCAG AAATACAGACTAAGTAAGAACCACCATGGACAAGCAAATACTAGCGGGGCCAATAAAGCTG CAGCAAGTATGGAGAAAATATGTGAGAGCGCTGGAAGCCCTACGAGCAATCCAAGCATTGGACCCCAACCAAAcaa CAATATACCAATAAGTGAAGCAATACAAATGCAAATTGATGTGCAAAGAAGGCTCCATGAGCAGCTTGAG CTAAGGATAGAGGCTCAAGGGAAATATTTGCAGGCTGTGCTCGAGAAAGCACAAGAAACCCTTGGAACACAAAACTTGGGAACGATTGGATTAGAGGCAGCCAAGGTTCAACTATCTGATTTGGTATCCAAAGTATCCAACCAATTCCTGAATTCTGCATTTTCAGAGATACAAGAACTCTCAGGATTTCACACTCCACAAACACAAGCAACCCAGCGGTTAGCAGATTGTTCAATGGATAGCTGCTTAACCTCATCTGAAGGCCCCTTGAGGGACCTGCAGGAAATGCATAATAACCAAATAGGTCTGAGGACTTTAAACTTTGGACCATGTACAGAAGACATTGAAAATCAGACCAGATTACATCAGACTGCACTAAGATGGCGTGACGACCTCAAAGAGAACAGATTGTTTCCCAAAATGGATGAGGTTACAGAAAAAGAATTTGCCAAAGAGACAAACTGGAGCAACTTATCAATGAATGTTGGTATCCAAGGAGGAAAACGGAATGTTAACAGTAGCTACGTTGATGGAAGACTTAATGGAATAGATGCAGACATCAAACTTTTTCACCAAGCTGCAACTGACAGAAGTGATTCAACGAAAGCAGAGAAGCAGGCGTCACCACAAGAGTATAAGCTTCCTTACTTTTCTCCTAAGCTGGACCTAAACACGGATGATCAAACTGATGCTGCTTCGAGTTGCAAGCACCTTGACTTAAATGGTTTCAGTTGGAATTGA
- the LOC129877167 gene encoding myb-related protein 2-like isoform X1: MYHHHHQAANMHSSTRMSFPERHLFLQGGNANGDSGLVLSTDAKPRLKWTPDLHERFIEAVNQLGGADKATPKSVLKLMGIPGLTLYHLKSHLQKYRLSKNHHGQANTSGANKAAASMEKICESAGSPTSNPSIGPQPNNNIPISEAIQMQIDVQRRLHEQLEVQRHLQLRIEAQGKYLQAVLEKAQETLGTQNLGTIGLEAAKVQLSDLVSKVSNQFLNSAFSEIQELSGFHTPQTQATQRLADCSMDSCLTSSEGPLRDLQEMHNNQIGLRTLNFGPCTEDIENQTRLHQTALRWRDDLKENRLFPKMDEVTEKEFAKETNWSNLSMNVGIQGGKRNVNSSYVDGRLNGIDADIKLFHQAATDRSDSTKAEKQASPQEYKLPYFSPKLDLNTDDQTDAASSCKHLDLNGFSWN, from the exons ATGTACCATCATCATCACCAAGCTGCTAACATGCACTCTTCAACAAGAATGTCTTTCCCTGAAAGGCATCTGTTCCTACAAGGTGGAAATGCCAATGGAGACTCGGGGCTTGTTCTTTCAACCGATGCTAAGCCAAGATTGAAATGGACGCCAGACCTCCATGAGAGGTTTATAGAAGCAGTTAACCAACTTGGTGGGGCAGATA AAGCCACACCAAAATCAGTTCTGAAACTTATGGGGATCCCGGGACTAACCTTGTACCACTTAAAGAGCCATCTTCAG AAATACAGACTAAGTAAGAACCACCATGGACAAGCAAATACTAGCGGGGCCAATAAAGCTG CAGCAAGTATGGAGAAAATATGTGAGAGCGCTGGAAGCCCTACGAGCAATCCAAGCATTGGACCCCAACCAAAcaa CAATATACCAATAAGTGAAGCAATACAAATGCAAATTGATGTGCAAAGAAGGCTCCATGAGCAGCTTGAG GTGCAACGACATTTACAGCTAAGGATAGAGGCTCAAGGGAAATATTTGCAGGCTGTGCTCGAGAAAGCACAAGAAACCCTTGGAACACAAAACTTGGGAACGATTGGATTAGAGGCAGCCAAGGTTCAACTATCTGATTTGGTATCCAAAGTATCCAACCAATTCCTGAATTCTGCATTTTCAGAGATACAAGAACTCTCAGGATTTCACACTCCACAAACACAAGCAACCCAGCGGTTAGCAGATTGTTCAATGGATAGCTGCTTAACCTCATCTGAAGGCCCCTTGAGGGACCTGCAGGAAATGCATAATAACCAAATAGGTCTGAGGACTTTAAACTTTGGACCATGTACAGAAGACATTGAAAATCAGACCAGATTACATCAGACTGCACTAAGATGGCGTGACGACCTCAAAGAGAACAGATTGTTTCCCAAAATGGATGAGGTTACAGAAAAAGAATTTGCCAAAGAGACAAACTGGAGCAACTTATCAATGAATGTTGGTATCCAAGGAGGAAAACGGAATGTTAACAGTAGCTACGTTGATGGAAGACTTAATGGAATAGATGCAGACATCAAACTTTTTCACCAAGCTGCAACTGACAGAAGTGATTCAACGAAAGCAGAGAAGCAGGCGTCACCACAAGAGTATAAGCTTCCTTACTTTTCTCCTAAGCTGGACCTAAACACGGATGATCAAACTGATGCTGCTTCGAGTTGCAAGCACCTTGACTTAAATGGTTTCAGTTGGAATTGA